In Pectobacterium aroidearum, the following are encoded in one genomic region:
- the nifJ gene encoding pyruvate:ferredoxin (flavodoxin) oxidoreductase has protein sequence MITTDANNAVASVAWRTNEVIAIYPITPSSSMAEQAAAWSSDGGLNIWGDTPRVVEMQSEGGAIATVHGALQTGTLATTFTSSQGLLLMIPTLYKLAGELTPFVLHVAARTVATHALSIFCDHSDVMAVRQTGCAMLCASNVQEAQDFALISQIASLNSRLPFIHFFDGFRTSHEINKIEPLGDEVIRQLLPQQAIDAHRERALTPERPVIRGTASNPDTFFQAREATNRWYDAAYDHVEQAMNDFAAATGRQYQPFEYYGHPEATKIVVLMGSGVGTCEEVVDTLLMRGEKVGVVKIRLYRPFSAKHLLAVIPQTAKSIAVLDRTKEPGALAEPLYLDVMTALAEAFSAGERSLMPRVIGGRYGLSSKEFTPQCVQAIFNELALANPRPRFTVGIYDDVTNLSLPLPEQHFPGNASLEALFYGLGSDGTVSATKNAIKIVGETTPMFVQGYFVYDSKKAGSLTVSHMRVGPHPINSAYLIDQADFVACHQWQFIDKYSMVERLKPGGVFLINSPYSSDDLWHRLPQEVQAELNQRNARVYCINAAKIARECHLGARINTVMQMAFFHLSQILPADVAVEKLRTAIAKSYGSKGQELVERNWQALSATLEALAEVQLEAINPDSPQRPPVVSDAAPDFVKTVTAAMLAGLGDTLPVSALPPDGTWPTGTTKWEKRNIAEEIPLWQPQLCTQCNHCVAACPHSAIRAKVVQPDAMENAPASLQSLDVKARDMRGQKYVLQVAPEDCTGCNLCVEVCPAKDRQNPEIKAINMESRLDNLTAEKENFDFFLQLPEIDKSTLERIDIRTSQLISPLFEYSGACSGCGETPYIKLLTQLYGDRLLVANATGCSSIYGGNLPTTPWTTDANGRGPAWANSLFEDNAEFGLGFRLSVDQHRQRAVRLLNKLAPQLPPDLVNALQEESIAPDLRRQQIEQLRGLLSAINDTDANVLASEADHFVDKSIWLIGGDGWAYDIGYGGLDHVMSLSENVNVLVLDTQCYSNTGGQQSKATPLGAVTKFGEKGKRKARKDLGINVMMYGHVYVAQISLGAQLNQTVKAIQEAEAWPGPSLIIAYSPCEEHGYDLAFSHDQMRQLTATGFWPLYRFDPRRAEEGKAALVTDSRPPSSSLSETLLKEQRFRRLNSMMPEETAQLYEEAELDLRRRFDFLTMMAGKAEKNPQE, from the coding sequence ATGATCACCACCGACGCTAATAACGCAGTCGCCTCTGTGGCCTGGCGAACCAATGAAGTCATCGCCATTTACCCCATCACTCCCAGTTCCAGCATGGCTGAACAGGCGGCTGCCTGGTCGAGCGACGGCGGGCTGAATATATGGGGAGATACGCCTCGCGTTGTGGAAATGCAATCCGAAGGCGGCGCGATCGCTACCGTCCACGGCGCATTGCAGACGGGTACACTCGCAACCACATTTACCTCATCGCAGGGTCTGCTGCTGATGATCCCCACGCTGTATAAGCTGGCCGGTGAGCTAACCCCCTTTGTCCTGCACGTCGCGGCTCGTACGGTCGCGACCCATGCGCTTTCCATCTTCTGCGATCATTCTGACGTCATGGCCGTGCGCCAGACGGGCTGCGCCATGCTGTGTGCCAGTAATGTCCAGGAAGCGCAGGACTTTGCGTTGATTTCACAAATCGCCAGCCTGAACAGCCGTCTGCCGTTTATCCACTTCTTTGACGGTTTCCGCACCTCGCACGAAATCAATAAGATTGAGCCACTGGGCGATGAGGTGATCCGCCAGCTTCTGCCACAGCAGGCCATTGATGCACACCGTGAGCGAGCACTTACACCGGAACGTCCGGTGATTCGTGGTACCGCTTCTAACCCAGATACCTTCTTCCAGGCGCGCGAAGCAACCAACCGCTGGTACGACGCGGCTTATGATCACGTTGAACAGGCGATGAACGATTTTGCCGCCGCGACAGGACGCCAGTACCAGCCATTTGAATACTACGGGCACCCTGAGGCGACTAAAATCGTCGTCCTGATGGGCTCCGGCGTCGGCACCTGTGAAGAAGTGGTCGATACGCTATTGATGCGCGGTGAGAAAGTCGGCGTGGTGAAAATTCGCCTGTACCGTCCATTCTCTGCCAAACATCTGCTGGCCGTGATTCCGCAAACGGCGAAGAGCATCGCAGTGCTGGACCGCACTAAAGAGCCGGGAGCGCTGGCAGAACCGCTGTATCTCGATGTGATGACCGCGCTGGCCGAGGCGTTCTCCGCAGGTGAGCGTTCACTTATGCCGCGAGTGATTGGCGGGCGTTATGGGCTATCTTCCAAAGAATTTACCCCACAGTGCGTACAGGCGATCTTTAATGAGTTAGCACTTGCCAACCCACGGCCGCGCTTCACCGTGGGTATTTATGACGATGTCACCAATCTGTCTCTGCCTCTGCCGGAACAACATTTTCCTGGTAACGCATCGCTCGAAGCCCTGTTCTACGGTCTGGGCAGTGACGGCACCGTTTCTGCAACCAAGAATGCGATAAAAATCGTCGGCGAAACGACGCCGATGTTTGTGCAGGGCTACTTTGTCTATGACTCGAAGAAAGCCGGTAGCCTGACCGTTTCCCATATGCGTGTAGGCCCACACCCGATCAACTCAGCCTACCTGATCGATCAGGCAGATTTCGTCGCCTGCCATCAGTGGCAGTTTATCGACAAATACAGCATGGTCGAACGGTTGAAGCCCGGCGGTGTTTTTCTGATCAACTCGCCGTATAGCAGCGACGATTTGTGGCACCGTTTACCACAGGAAGTGCAAGCAGAGCTGAATCAGCGCAACGCCCGTGTGTACTGCATCAACGCCGCCAAGATTGCCCGCGAATGCCATCTGGGCGCGCGCATCAACACCGTCATGCAGATGGCGTTCTTCCATCTGTCGCAGATTCTGCCAGCCGATGTGGCAGTAGAAAAACTGCGTACCGCTATCGCCAAAAGCTACGGCAGTAAAGGTCAGGAACTGGTTGAGCGCAACTGGCAGGCGCTGAGTGCCACATTGGAAGCGCTGGCAGAAGTGCAATTGGAAGCCATCAATCCAGACAGCCCGCAGCGCCCGCCAGTGGTTTCCGACGCCGCGCCCGATTTCGTCAAGACCGTCACGGCCGCTATGCTGGCGGGTCTGGGGGATACGCTCCCTGTATCAGCCCTGCCGCCCGATGGCACTTGGCCGACTGGCACGACCAAGTGGGAAAAACGCAATATCGCGGAAGAGATTCCGCTGTGGCAGCCTCAGCTTTGTACGCAGTGTAATCACTGTGTCGCCGCCTGTCCGCACTCGGCTATCCGCGCCAAAGTCGTCCAGCCTGACGCGATGGAAAATGCGCCCGCTTCACTGCAATCACTGGATGTGAAAGCACGCGACATGCGCGGCCAGAAATATGTGTTGCAGGTTGCTCCGGAAGACTGCACCGGCTGTAACCTGTGCGTGGAGGTCTGTCCGGCCAAAGACCGCCAGAATCCAGAAATCAAAGCCATCAATATGGAATCCCGTCTGGATAACCTGACGGCGGAAAAAGAGAACTTCGATTTCTTCCTGCAATTGCCGGAAATCGACAAATCCACGCTGGAACGTATTGATATCCGTACTTCCCAGCTAATTTCACCGCTGTTCGAGTACTCCGGCGCTTGTTCCGGCTGTGGCGAAACACCGTACATCAAGCTGCTAACTCAGCTCTATGGCGATCGTCTGCTGGTCGCGAATGCGACGGGCTGTTCATCGATTTATGGCGGTAACCTGCCTACTACGCCGTGGACTACCGATGCCAACGGCCGCGGCCCGGCCTGGGCTAACTCACTGTTCGAAGATAATGCCGAATTCGGTCTGGGCTTCCGCCTGAGCGTCGATCAGCACCGTCAGCGCGCCGTGCGCCTGCTCAACAAGCTGGCTCCGCAGCTGCCGCCGGATCTGGTGAACGCATTGCAGGAAGAGTCCATCGCGCCCGACCTGCGCCGTCAGCAGATTGAACAACTGCGTGGGCTGCTGTCAGCCATCAATGATACCGACGCCAACGTGCTGGCGAGTGAAGCCGATCACTTTGTCGATAAATCTATCTGGCTCATCGGCGGCGATGGCTGGGCGTACGATATCGGCTATGGCGGTCTGGATCACGTCATGAGCTTGAGCGAAAACGTCAACGTACTGGTGCTGGACACTCAGTGTTACTCCAACACAGGTGGTCAACAGTCCAAGGCGACGCCTCTGGGCGCAGTAACCAAGTTTGGCGAGAAAGGCAAACGCAAAGCACGTAAGGATCTCGGCATCAACGTCATGATGTACGGCCACGTGTATGTCGCGCAAATCTCACTGGGCGCACAGCTGAACCAGACGGTAAAAGCGATTCAGGAAGCAGAAGCCTGGCCGGGTCCGTCGCTGATTATTGCGTACAGCCCGTGCGAAGAGCACGGCTACGATCTGGCATTCAGTCACGATCAGATGCGCCAATTGACAGCAACGGGCTTCTGGCCGCTCTACCGCTTCGACCCACGTCGTGCCGAAGAAGGGAAAGCCGCGCTGGTTACCGATTCTCGTCCGCCATCAAGCAGCTTGAGTGAAACGCTGCTGAAAGAGCAACGCTTCCGCCGCCTGAATAGCATGATGCCGGAAGAAACCGCACAGCTCTATGAAGAAGCAGAACTGGATCTGCGTCGCCGCTTTGACTTCCTGACCATGATGGCCGGCAAGGCAGAGAAAAACCCGCAGGAATAA
- the cybB gene encoding cytochrome b561 yields the protein MKGKFAPSQIALHWLVFLLLVVTYATIELRGFAERGSLLRTVMIVTHFSCGVTILVLMLARLFLRHRHTSPAITPQPPRWQSALGSLTHAVIYLLFITLPILGVASRYYNGRDWMLFGISMPTAATPNFDLAETLIGWHETLAPLGYWLIAAHTAAALFHHYVMKDNTLLRMMPAKRD from the coding sequence ATGAAAGGAAAGTTCGCACCATCGCAAATTGCATTGCACTGGCTGGTTTTTCTGTTGCTCGTTGTGACCTATGCCACCATCGAACTACGCGGATTTGCTGAACGCGGCTCACTGCTGCGCACCGTGATGATCGTGACGCACTTTAGCTGTGGCGTCACCATACTGGTTCTTATGCTGGCACGTCTGTTCTTACGCCACCGGCATACCTCCCCCGCCATTACCCCACAGCCGCCACGTTGGCAAAGTGCGCTGGGCTCACTCACCCACGCCGTTATTTACCTGCTATTTATCACGCTGCCAATACTGGGCGTTGCCTCGCGCTATTACAATGGCCGGGACTGGATGCTTTTTGGTATCAGTATGCCAACAGCCGCGACGCCGAATTTCGATCTTGCTGAAACACTGATTGGCTGGCATGAAACGCTGGCGCCATTAGGCTACTGGCTCATTGCCGCGCATACCGCCGCCGCTCTGTTCCACCACTATGTCATGAAAGACAACACGCTACTGCGCATGATGCCAGCCAAGCGCGATTAA
- a CDS encoding deaminated glutathione amidase, whose translation MKVALGQFAVDREWQQNATTIAELMSAAQQNGADLLVLPEGVLARDITNPNMVLTAAQPLDGPFISHLLEASKGNNLTTMLCVHIPNGEGKVWNTLLVLRNGEIVAQYRKLHLYDAFSVQESENVLAGEEIPPLLTIAGLNVGLMTCYDIRFPELARRLVLDGADVLVLPSAWIKGPLKEAHWELLVRARALENTTYLVAVGECGVKNIGNSMVVDPLGVVVVQAPETPALIYADIEPERLAYARQILPVLANRRFQKPTLDGEN comes from the coding sequence ATGAAAGTCGCACTGGGGCAATTCGCCGTTGACCGCGAGTGGCAACAAAACGCCACAACCATCGCTGAGCTCATGTCAGCAGCACAACAAAACGGGGCTGACCTACTGGTGCTGCCAGAAGGCGTGCTGGCGCGCGATATCACCAATCCCAATATGGTGCTCACCGCTGCTCAGCCGCTTGACGGCCCGTTTATTTCGCATCTGCTGGAAGCCAGTAAAGGCAACAACCTGACGACCATGCTGTGCGTGCATATCCCGAATGGCGAAGGGAAAGTCTGGAATACGCTGCTGGTGTTGCGTAACGGTGAGATCGTTGCTCAATACCGAAAGCTGCACCTGTACGATGCGTTTTCCGTACAGGAATCGGAAAACGTACTGGCAGGCGAAGAGATTCCACCCCTGTTGACCATCGCTGGGTTAAACGTCGGGCTGATGACATGCTATGACATTCGCTTCCCTGAACTTGCTCGCCGTCTGGTGCTGGACGGCGCAGATGTACTCGTTCTCCCCTCCGCCTGGATTAAGGGGCCGCTGAAAGAGGCGCACTGGGAACTACTGGTGCGAGCCAGAGCACTGGAAAACACCACTTATCTCGTCGCCGTTGGCGAATGCGGCGTCAAGAATATCGGCAACAGTATGGTGGTCGATCCTTTAGGCGTTGTTGTGGTTCAGGCACCGGAAACACCGGCTCTCATCTATGCCGACATTGAACCGGAACGACTGGCCTATGCTCGTCAGATTCTTCCAGTACTCGCGAATCGACGCTTTCAAAAACCCACACTAGACGGGGAAAATTGA
- a CDS encoding L,D-transpeptidase family protein, with amino-acid sequence MSIRAIFTLVLAAAAFSQAAFAVVYPLPAANSRLIGENIEITVPEDSTQPLEHFAAQFQMGLSNMMEANPDADVYLPVPGSKMVIPHQLILPDAPREGIVINSAEMRLYYYPKGSKTVVVLPIGIGELGKDTPINWTTSVQRKKAGPTWTPTAKMHAEYAARGETLQKVFPAGPDNPMGLYALYIGNLYAIHGTNANFGIGLRVSHGCVRLRADDIKYLFDHVPVGTRVQFINEPVKATVEPDGSRYVEVHNPLSRTVEEFHSDSPAPISMTPQVSKVLADASVNTSEVDQAIQRRSGMPTKINGLIEQATPAIPVESAAAPVAPEVQPQDSLNAEQNAAPVESQPTTTATDANRS; translated from the coding sequence ATGAGTATTCGCGCGATCTTTACTTTAGTTCTTGCTGCCGCCGCATTCAGCCAGGCCGCTTTTGCCGTTGTTTATCCTCTGCCTGCGGCGAACAGCCGACTGATAGGCGAGAATATCGAAATCACCGTACCGGAAGATAGCACGCAGCCGTTGGAACATTTTGCAGCACAGTTCCAAATGGGTCTGAGCAACATGATGGAAGCCAACCCGGATGCGGACGTTTATCTGCCCGTTCCCGGCAGCAAAATGGTGATCCCTCATCAGCTGATTCTGCCGGACGCACCGCGTGAAGGCATTGTCATCAACAGCGCAGAAATGCGTCTGTACTACTATCCGAAAGGCTCCAAGACCGTAGTCGTTTTGCCAATCGGGATTGGTGAGTTAGGTAAAGATACGCCGATCAACTGGACGACGTCCGTTCAACGTAAGAAAGCAGGTCCAACCTGGACGCCAACCGCGAAAATGCATGCAGAATATGCGGCACGCGGTGAAACACTGCAAAAAGTTTTCCCGGCAGGCCCGGATAACCCAATGGGGCTGTATGCGCTGTACATCGGTAACCTGTACGCGATCCACGGCACCAACGCCAACTTCGGTATTGGTCTGCGCGTGAGTCACGGCTGCGTTCGTCTGCGTGCCGATGATATTAAATATCTGTTCGACCACGTTCCAGTTGGTACACGAGTTCAGTTCATCAATGAGCCAGTGAAAGCCACCGTTGAGCCAGACGGTTCACGTTATGTTGAAGTTCACAATCCGCTGTCTCGCACGGTAGAAGAATTCCATTCTGATTCTCCGGCACCAATCAGCATGACGCCACAAGTGAGCAAAGTTCTGGCCGACGCCAGCGTGAACACTAGCGAAGTCGATCAGGCAATCCAGAGACGTTCTGGTATGCCGACCAAAATCAATGGTCTGATTGAACAAGCCACCCCGGCTATTCCGGTTGAATCTGCGGCGGCACCTGTCGCACCAGAAGTACAGCCGCAAGATAGCCTGAATGCGGAGCAAAATGCCGCACCGGTTGAATCACAGCCGACGACTACCGCGACCGACGCCAACCGTTCGTAA